The nucleotide window GCCGGACAAAACAAAAACAAAGGGAGTTTAGCTCAGCTGGTTCAGAGCATCTGCCTTACAAGCAGAGGGTCACTGGTTCGAACCCAGTAACTCCCACAAAGCCTCACAGAAATGTGGGGCTTTTTTCGTTATATTTAATGATGTATTTTGTTTATATACTTTATTCCATTTCAAAGAATAAATACTACGTCGGTTCGTGCGAAGATATTGCGAAACGACTTGCGAAGCATAATACTAATCATGCGGGATTTACTGGAAAAACAGGCGACTGGACAGTAAAACACACAGAACAATATACCAACAAAGCTGATGCGCTTAAACGTGAAAAGCAAATTAAAGCCTGGAAAAGCCGGGTAATGATAGAAAAGCTTATTAATAAAATTTAGCTCAGCAGGCTCAAAGCATCCCGATTTTACATCGGGAGGGTCACTGGTTCGAACCCAGTAACTCCCACAAAGCCTCACAGAAATGTGAGGCTTTTTTCGTTTGTTAATCATTGCCGCCAATCTTAATCCTGCTGCTCATCTGCCGGCTTCTCTTTTATCCTGTCTTTCGATACTACATTGGGGTTTAGCTCTTTCTTCCCTTTCGATTTCCTGACGATCAACACAATTGCAAGCACTACAAAAACTGCTATTGCAACAAAAACAAATGGTAGTAACATAATTATCTATTTAAGTAAACTATAGATATATACTAAAGGAATGACCGGTCTATTGGTTTTAACCTGGGAGAATATTTATAAAAGAAGCAACTGGCTACCAGCATTATAATTATTTTTTTAAAAATATTATTACCTTTGCAGCGTTCATTGCAACGCACTGATAAACTCGTACCCCCAAAGAAGTTTATTGTAAGTATTGCACTACCAAAAAACAGCTAATTTTCGATAGGCACCCATATGTGGGATAAATACCGCATGGGTTATTTATGTACAATTTAGATGTAATATTCATTTTGAGAAAAAATATGCTGAAGAAATACGCCCTGTT belongs to Mucilaginibacter boryungensis and includes:
- a CDS encoding GIY-YIG nuclease family protein produces the protein MMYFVYILYSISKNKYYVGSCEDIAKRLAKHNTNHAGFTGKTGDWTVKHTEQYTNKADALKREKQIKAWKSRVMIEKLINKI